One Labeo rohita strain BAU-BD-2019 unplaced genomic scaffold, IGBB_LRoh.1.0 scaffold_785, whole genome shotgun sequence DNA segment encodes these proteins:
- the LOC127161951 gene encoding E3 ubiquitin-protein ligase TRIM35-like — translation MASSAEYDYNCPVCCKIFKAPVILSCSHSVCKECLQQFWRTKKTQECPVCRRRSSKENSPYNLALQNLCESFLKKRNESRSSGSEEICSLHSEKLKLFCLEDEQPACLVCRDSKQHDNHKFRPISEVILSYKVELNTALISVQEKLKMREEMKGEFEKTVQHIKSQAEHTEHQIKQQFEKLHQFLRDEEEATITALRKEEEQKKQMMKEKLEEMNRHISALSHTIKDTEEMMKANDVCFLKEFPVTMERVQISQPDPQTPSGALIHVPHYLGNLPFRVWKKMQDIVQNTPVILDSNTTHPYLVLSDDLTSVRYSENEQLLPDNPERFDRYFCVLGSEGFNSGTHCWDVEFKESRVWSLGVTTASNQRKGNDFYDTDVWSVQYGLSDKFGFPVKMKSERVRVDLDYDRGTVSFSDPVTNTHLHTFTTTFTDTVFPFFSSDRLRILPFNIGEKMLDACITPTVKHEGGTVMVWGCFRAGKVCDMLFLLVSALLVVASPSNKTMTPYLERKQFIVNRHISALSHTIKDTEEMMKANDVCFIKEFPVTMERVQISQPDPQTPSGALIHVPRYLGNLSFRVWKKMQDIVQNTPVILDPNTANPHLVLSDDLTSVRDSRTYQPLPDNPDRFDCYECVLGSDSFNCWDVEVKESRVWSLGVTTASNQRKGGVFFNTDVWSVQYGYSDQFVFPVKQKLERVRVDLDYDRGTVSFSDPVTNTHLHTFTTTFTDTVFPFFCTVYSLRILPFNSQ, via the exons ATGGCTTCATCAGCTGAATATGACTATAATTGTCCCGTGTGCTGTAAAATCTTCAAGGCTCCTGTTATTTTATCATGTAGTCACAGTGTCTGTAAAGAGTGTCTTCAACAGTTCTGGAGAACCAAGAAAACTCAGGAGTGTCCTGTCTGCAGGAGAAGATCCTCAAAAGAAAATTCTCCATATAATCTGGCATTACAAAACTTGTGTGAGTCGTTCCTGAAGAAGAGAAATGAGAGTCGTTCATCAGGATCTGAGGAGATCTGCAGTTTACACAGTGAGAAACTCAAACTCTTCTGTCTGGAGGACGAACAGCCTGCGTGTTTAGTGTGCAGAGATTCAAAACAACACGACAATCACAAATTCAGACCAATAAGTGAAGTTATTTTATCATATAAG GTGGAGCTGAATACAGCACTGATATCCGTACAGGAGAAGCTTAAAATGAGAGAAGAAATGAAAGGAGAGTTTGAGAAAACAGTTCAACACATCAAG TCTCAAGCTGAGCACACAGAGCATCAGATTAAACAGCAGTTTGAGAAGCTTCATCAGTTTCtcagagatgaagaagaagctacaatcactgcactgagaaaggaagaggagcagaagaagcagatgatgaaggagaagctggaggagatgaacagacacatctcagctctttcacacacaatcaaagACACGGAGGAGATGATGAAAGCCAATGACGTCTGCTTTCTAAAG gAGTTTCCAGTCACGATGGAAAG AGTCCAGATCTCACAGCCGGATCCACAGACGCCTTCTGGAGCTTTGATTCATGTGCCACATTACTTGGGCAACCTGCCATTCAGAGTCTGGAAGAAGATGCAGGACATTGTCCAAAACA CTCCTGTAATTCTGGATTCAAACACTACTCATCCATATCTCGTCTTGTCTGATGATCTGACCAGTGTGAGATACAGCGAGAACGAACAACTCCTGCCTGAtaatccagagagatttgaCAGGTATTTCTGTGTTCTGGGTTCAGAGGGTTTTAACTCAGGAACACACTGCTGGGATGTGGAGTTTAAAGAGAGTCGAGTCTGGAGTCTTGGAGTAACTACAGCATCAAACCAAAGGAAGGGAAATGATTTCTATGACACTGATGTCTGGAGTGTGCAGTACGGATTGTCTGATAAATTTGGTTTTCCTGTTAAAATGAAGTCTGAGCGTGTGAGAGTTGATCTGGACTATGACAGAGGAACGGTGTCATTCTCTGATCCTGTAACTaacacacatctacacacattcacaaccacCTTCACTGACACAGTCTTTCCATTCTTCAGTAGTGACCGTCTGAGGATCTTACCATTCAATA TTGGTGAAAAGATGTTAGATGCCTGTATCACACCCACTGTGAAGCATGAAGGTGGCACTGTGATGGTCTGGGGCTGTTTTCGAGCAGGAAAAGTTTGTGACATGCTGTTCCTTCTGGTCAGCGCCTTATTGGTTGTGGCttcaccttccaacaagacaatgacccccTATTTGGAGAGGAAACAGTTCATCGTGAACAGACACATCTcagctctttcacacacaatcaaagACACGGAGGAGATGATGAAAGCCAATGATGTCTGCTTTATAAAG GAGTTTCCAGTCACGATGGAAAG AGTCCAGATCTCACAGCCGGATCCACAGACGCCTTCTGGAGCTTTGATTCATGTGCCACGTTACTTGGGCAACCTGTCGTTCAGAGTCTGGAAGAAGATGCAGGACATTGTCCAAAACA CTCCTGTGATTCTGGATCCAAACACTGCAAATCCACATCTCGTCCTGTCTGATGATCTGACCAGTGTGAGAGACAGCAGGACCTATCAACCACTTCCTGAtaatccagacagatttgactGTTATGAATGTGTTCTGGGTTCAGATAGTTTTAACTGCTGGGATGTGGAGGTTAAAGAGAGTCGAGTCTGGAGTCTTGGAGTAACTACAGCATCAAACCAAAGGAAGGGAGGTGTTTTCTTTAACACTGATGTCTGGAGTGTGCAGTATGGATATTCTGATCAGTTTGTTTTTCCTGTTAAACAGAAGCTTGAGCGTGTGAGAGTTGATCTGGACTATGACAGAGGAACGGTGTCATTCTCTGATCCTGTAACTaacacacatctacacacattcacaaccacCTTCACTGACACAGTCTTTCCTTTCTTCTGTACTGTTTACTCTCTAAGAATCTTACCATTCAATAGTCAATAA